From the genome of Malus sylvestris chromosome 13, drMalSylv7.2, whole genome shotgun sequence:
GTTCAAAGCTTGATGGGTCAATTACATCTCGGAGATTTGTGTGCTCAAAGGAAGGGTTTCAGCATCCATCAAGAGTTGGTTGTGGGGCATATATGAGGATTAAGAGACAAGATTCTGGAAGGTGGGTGGTGGACCGTTTTGATAAAAATCATAACCATGAGTTTGAGTCTCACCTGgaagttcaaaagaaaaatctattttcttcaaaaaaGTTCATAGAAGAGGAGATTGGAGGGCTGGAAATTGAAGATATTGTTGACATAAACAGTGGAAACCTTGTCAAAAGACGAAGAGAAAATCACATTGGAAGCGATTGGTACAGTGTGCTGTTTGACTATTTTCAAACCAAACAGGCCGAAGATACAGGATTCTTCTATGCAGTAGAAGTTGATAATGGTAGTTGCATGAGTATTTTCTGGGCTGATGGGAGGTCTAGGTTTTCATGCAGCCAGTTTGGTGATGCCATTATTTTCGACACCTCATATCGGAAAAGTATTTATCTGGTGCCATTTGCCACTTTCATTGGAATCAACCACCACAAGCAACCAGTGCTTCTTGGTTGTGCCCTAGTTGCTGATGAATCTGAGAAATCTTTTACTTGGTTGTTTCAAACATGGCTTAGGGCAATGTCAGAGCGTCGTCCTCTGTCAATAATAGCTGACCAAGATGATATGATCCAGCAAGCCATCATGCAAGTTTTTCCAGGAACCCATCATCGTTTCTCCTTGTGGCAGATCAAGGCAAAAGAAAGTGAGCATCTAAGTGTAATGAATAGTTCTTTTAAATATGAATATGAAAAGTGCATTTATCAGTGTCAAACAGCCGATGAATTTGAAACCGCATGGAATGCACTCCTCAGCAGGTATGGGTTGAAGGATAACGCTTGGCTGAAAGCAATGTACGAAAAGCGCAGGAGTTGGGTTCCGTTATACTTACGAGCTACATTCTTTGCTGGCATCCCCTTCAATGaaagtatagaatcattctttGGTGCACGTTTCAATGCCCAAACGTCACTAAAGGAGTTTGTTTCACAATATGAAAGAGGCCTTGAGCGACGGCGtgaagaagaaataaaagaggATTTTAACTCTTTTAACTTGAAGGCCTACTTGCAGACAAAAGAACCATTAGAAGAACAATGTAGAAGATTTTATACACTGAACACATTCCGGGTATTTCAGAAAGAACTTCTACAATCCTATAGTTATCTAGGATTTAAGATTTATGATGAAGGGGCTATCATCAGGTATTTGGTCCGCAAGTGCGGGAATGACGATGAGAAATGTGTAGTCACTGTTGGTGCATCCATTCCTGAAGTGAGCTGTAGCTGTCGAATGTTTGAATTTGAAGGTATATTATGCAGGCATGTGTTGAGAGTTTTCCAAATCTTGGACATAAAAGAAGTACCCCCCTGCTATATTTTACGCCGTTGGACTAGAAATGCAGAATATGGTATTCCTTGTGAATCTGAGTTGGGTGGAAATCCCCGAGAACTGAAGACCTTGATGGTGTGGAGTTTGAGAGAAGCAGCGTGTAAATACATAGAGGCTGGGGCAGCATCTCTCGAAAAGCACAAGCTCGCCTATGAAATTATGCGAGAGGGTGGACGGAAACTTTGTTGGCAGAGGTAAGCGAGTGGGGAACAATAGTCAGTCATCTCGGTTACTCTGTATGGATagattttgaagtttttgagCTGCATAAGTGGCTAGTCCTTGATTTGCCTTGGATAATTTGCTGTTGGTGAGTGGATCAGtcatgtaaatattttgttcCCAGTTGATGTAATGCCATATTTTCCTGGAGACTTGACTTCCACTGTATTTGCTGTCAATTCCATCAATTGAAGCGTCACTGGGAATGCATGAAAGTCTAATGTCAATTCCCCCTGGAATTTTACTTCAATCTCTCTTTACCCACTGAATCAAATTTTGCAACTTAACCCCTTGAAACAGGATTCCTTAATAATCAACCATAACCAATGCAGAAAACATCTGAGTCCGTATTATTAACACTGCCACTACCGCATCTGACCGTAGAAAAGAATCTGGACCGTTTTATTAATTCGATGACTATTTTATACATAAGCGCACTAAACACCAGAGTCCGTACTATTAATCCTATCAAATTCCTTATAGGAGCTGCCAAATGAGGCCTTATTTCAGTATCCCCTAATTAGGATTTCTTTCCTCTTTGACCTCCAATCCGACAATGTAATCCTAAcaataaacataaaataaacCACAAGATAATCAAAAGTAATAAATATCGTAAGAAAATTGTATTCGCACGTTTGTTAAAAATACGCATATTTACGCACGAGTGTTAGTAATTAGGTTACCttttctttttgtgaaaaatttgGTTACCTTTTACCGCAAGAAATTTTGATGCCTATATAAACGCAAATCTCATGATCGTATTTTCATCTTTTATCATAGGAAAATTTGAGATTAGTTACAATTCTTATGGCCCCAACTTCACGCTCGTTTGTGAAAGTTGTGGCTGTGCTCGTTTTCATCACCACAGTCACAGCGGCTGCCGCAGTGGTAGTCCCTGGCAGAGGCGGCAGTAGAGTTGGTAGTCGTGGCGGCAGTGGAGGTGGTGGTCGTAGCGGCTATGGAGGTGCTGGTCGCAGTGGTAGTGGAGTCGTAGTCCCCGTAGGTGGTGGTAGCGGCAGTGGAGGTGGTAGTACTGGCGGCAACAGTGGACATAGCGGCAGTCCGCATAGCACGCCGCGTAGCTCATCTAATAAGAATGCCAGGGTGCCTACATATGGTATTAGTAATACGATCGTTTGGTACACAGCGTTTCATTACTTGCTGAATGCCATGGGGcggtggtaaaaaaaaaaaaaaaaggacggcttaatttttgtgttttttacttTAATACAAATATCGGTCATATAGTAGTTTAGATTACAAATACCCCTTCTATTAAAAATACAAAGATTTGGACTCTCAGTTCCTAGCTACTAATGTTATTTAACTGAAGcttattggttttcaattttgattgAAGTCTTTGACTTTTAATATTAATGTATTtccatattagttttttttttttaaacattcaaaatatcataaattgccctttaagaatttcataaattacaattgaaccaaaagaagctaaagtatttaaccatatttttattttgaatgaatttgatatttaaaattatagaaaaaaaaacaaaaacaaaacctcccacgttagtgggtggtttcacgtctttaattcattttttttataaataatttttttaaaatatgtaaattaattatttaaataaaaaatatataaaaggtCAATTGCCACACACGTATGTGTGTGACAAGAAGCTagtaatattttaaataaaattcataatttgtgggattgaaaatattgaaagataaaaaaattcaaaatcaatagagaaaattatgtttttccataaaaaaacatgtacatataaaaataagaaacatattgtatacatgtatatgtatatatatatatatataggtgctCAAACCCGTTTTTCTTTAATAGAACACATCGGGGGTATGACGGTCAAAGACTCTCCTATATTCCCACTTTCTTACACGAGCACGGGTCATTTTGACAAGACAATTTATGGTATTATCAATGAGTAGGTGATGTACGATCATCAACTGTaagtaggcctggcaaacgggtcgtgtttgtcttgttcgtgtcgtttttgtataacacatgttatcttaacgggtcatgtcgtgtcacacctgttatcttaatagGTTCTTAataggtcgggtcactttacccaacgcgtaaagtgacccgacccttTATaagggtaaagtgacccgacccgttataacccgttatgacccgttaagaaaaatatatttttttcttaaatttccaCATACCACactttgccacataaatattacttcaaaacattaaaacacataatttaatatatatatatatatatatatataattattttagtttttaggagtataaaattgttaaattaatgtatataattattatagtttattcatactcattaagtataacataagattttgtggtatccactagtgtaatttttttaattgaagatcgaattcattcattgtattcatatagggtcaaggagtgtagctgtaaagaataatcaaaatcagagttaaaataatcgttaaatcgtgatttttctttttataaccgtcgaaaggttttatcttgttacttgatctttatatgtttgttttttgcaatttttggcgtatgcaatctcgaagtatatacaaacatgtttaacggttggatcgttgaaactagttttgtagaatgcatatcccatcaaaataatagattcactaacacttaggagtttattcatactttcattaagtataacaagattttgtggtatccactagtgtaaatattttgaactgaagatcgaattcattcatcgtattcatataaggtcaaggagtgtagttgtaaaaatcattaaaatcggagttaaaataaccgttaaatcatgatttttctttttataaccattgaaaagttttgtcccgtacttgatctctgaatgtttgttttttgtaatttttggtgtatgcgatttcgaagtatatacaaacatgtttgacggttggatcgttgaaactacttttgtagaatgcgtatcccatcaaaacaatagattcactaacaattaagagtttatttatactttcattaagtataacataagattttatgatatctactagtgtaaatattttaaattgaatattgaattcattcattgtattcatatagggtcaaggagtgtagctgtaaagaatcatcaaaattggagttaaaataaccgttaaatcgtcatttttctttttataaccgtcgaaaagttttgtcccgttacttgatctctgaatgtttgttttttgtaatttttggcgtatgcgatcttgaagtgtatacaaacatgtttgatggttggatctttgaaactagtttcgtagaatgcatatcccatcaaaacaatagatttactaacacttaaatagtttattcatacattcattaagtataacataagattttgtggtatccactagtgtaaatattttaaattgaagatcaaattcattcattgtattcatatagggtcaatgagtgtagctgtaaagaaTCATTAAAAtaggagttaaaataaccgttaaatcgtcatttttctttttataaccgtcgaaaggttttCTCCCGGTATttgaactttaaatgttttttttttgcaatttttggcgtatgtgatctagaagtatatacaaacatgtttgacggtttgatcgttgaaactagttttgtagaatgcgtatcccataaaaacaatagattcactaacatttaagagtgtattcatactttcaataagtataacataagattcactattgtaaatattttaaattgaagatcgaattcattcattgtattcatatagggtcaaggagtgtagctgtaaaaaatcatcaaaatcagagttaaaataatcgttaaatcatgattttttgttttataactgtcgaaaagttttgttcagatgcttaatctctgaatgtttgttttttgcaatttttggcgtatgcgatctcgaagtatatacaaacatgtttgacggttggatcgttgaaactagtttcgtagaatgcgtatcccatcaaaacaatagattcactaacacttaagagtgtattcatactttcattaagtataacataagatatccactagtgtaaatattttaaattgaagatcgaattcattcattgtattcatatagggtcaaggagtctagctgtaaaaaatcataaaaatcggtgttaaaataacaattaaatcgtgatttttcgttttgtaaccgttgaaaagttttgttcggttacttgatctctgaatgtttgttttttgcgattttttaatgatgcaatctcgaagcatatacaaacaagtttgacggttggatcgttgaaattagttttgtataattcgtatcccatcaagttcaatggtatatatatatatatatatatatatttattaagtagatttaaatctatttattatgtacgtataattattatagtttttaggggtataaaatttaatttaaaattatatatataattattatagttaatattttggggtataattattatagttaatttaatatatatatatatatatatatatatatatatatatataattatagtaatttttagggttataaaattgtaaaattaatattctgcttatcgtgtatcgtgttatccacgtgtatacccgaaccaactcGTTATCTTAACCGGTACTTATCGGATTACTTGATAACGATCCGATTCGTTATCGTATCGACCCGTACACCTGTTAATTTTGTGTTGAGTTATCGAATCGTGTCAGAAATTGTCAGGTCTAACTGTAAGGAAGGAGGGATGATTCACGCACATGCGTGATTgcttcatgtaaaactttttataCTTTTTATGTGTTGCATTTGTTGTGGGCTGCATACCAGTCCGAAGAAAAATCTTTTTAGGATAAAATTCTATATTAAACTGAAAGACTCTCAAAAGATGGATATATATTGCATTATTTTTGGAGTGTGATTTTTTGCGCACACTAATTCTGAGATTGAAGGAACTTCATGAATATAACGAACTGGCTGAAGACTTGTTGGATCATGTTCCCGTGTTTTGTAAAATAAGAATGGTCAATCTCAACCAAGTCGTTCGGTATATGACTAAACTTTTGAAGTAACCGATCTACTTTCTTGGAAAATCATGATTCCACGCCCGCACCCGCACAACGCTATAATTTATTGCAAGGAAGTCGAAAACCAATACAGGCTCAGGAAGATTTGACTCTATTCTATTGAGATGTGGTGTTATGAATACCAAGGTATAATAAATTATAATGGTCATTCTGAAGAGCCAACAATTTCCTTGCGACCAGATCCCATCGTCATCAATAAATTCAATTAGTTTTTCTTCTGCCAGCCTCCTTGCAtcttcaaaaccaaaatcatGACCTTCATCATTATCGCCACATCCCCTCGACCGCTTCCGGTAAGTCCTTCTCCTGCTGCTTCCTAATTTGGATTCGGAATCCCCTCCCCTGGAGGTGCTGCTGCTGCCGCTGCGGATGCGGTTAGACTATACATCTAAATCTATTCAGAAATCGCAACTGGTTGATTGCTCTAGTAATCTTTTGCGTCTCAGTTTTAAATCCTCTTCCTTTTTTTGGTGTATAATATggcttgtaataaaaaaaaaacctcatcaGAAACCAGCTTAACCAACTGTACAGATTGGTATTGCAAACAGGGAAGATGAAGGGAGCCAAACAGAAGATTGTGATATCCATTTAACCCTCCCTGAATCCTGAACCAGGAGCCAAACAGcaagaaagaaaatagaagGCCAAGGCCCAAACATCCCAAAATTTCGATAGAAACAGAGCGATAAAAAGGCCCAACAAGCAGCAGGTAACCACCAGTCCGCTGCATTTAGAGTAAACTGTCATTTAACCCCCTAAACTATCACGTGAGtttcaatttcccccctgaactattTTTTCAGCCAATTGACCCCCTAAACTATATTAAAGTGGCCAATTAACCCCCTACCGTTAAATATCTTTAACTCCATCCAATTTTCTGTTAGAAAGAGTCATGTGCTTGGCACATGACcacctttttacattttatgtctaaatctttacaaagaaaacatataaaataaatattaaaaaaaaaaacatacaaaccctaaacttaatcattcaaaataatagaaaaggtaaggctttttatattaacaccccacaaaatgttgaatgcaccccatattaaaatttaatattaaatgacttatttactccactatgcaatgacaattttgaccttattaggttttaaaaaaaaaatttataaatacatcccaaatcacttttagcatattatttatcttctcaactatcaaaaccctctcatcctccattgttgaacaaaatcctaaccaatgaaactacaaacatgttgattgagaaaaattgtttttgatgaatgaaacatgaaatcgatgtttctgaagcttcacatgaggtaagacttcacatttttcattgttttagtgatttcgatgacatcgataattatttaatcttgcgtttgctgcattatttttaaatatgaaccctaaaagatgaatatgaatatgaatatgaatatataagtttaaataatgcagcaaacgcaagattaaataattatcgatgtcatcgaaatcactaaaacaatgaaaaatgtgaagtcttacctcatgtgaagcttcagaaacatcgatttcgtgtttcattcgtcaaaaacaatttttctcaatcaacatgtttgtagtttcattgattagggttttgttcaacaatggaggatgagagggttttgatagttgagaagataaataatacgctaaaagtgatttggggtgtatttataatttttttttaaaaaacctaataaggtcaaaattgtcattgcatagtagagtaaataagtcatttaatattaaattttaatatgggtgcattcaacattttatggggtgttaatataaaaagccttactttttctattattttgaatgattaagtttagggtttgtatgtttttttttaatatttgttttatatgttttctttgtaaagatttagacataaaatgtaaaaaggtgGTCATGTGCCAAGCACATGACACTTTCTAATAGAAAATTGGATGGAGTTAAAGATACTTAACGGTAGGGGGTTAATTGGCCACTTTAACATAGTTTAGGGGGTCAATTGGCTGAAAAaatagttcaggggggaaattgaaaCTCACGTGATAGTTTAGGGGGTTAAATGACAGTTTACTCACTGCATTTATAAGAACCCTGTTTAAAGACTCTTTTTCCTCTCAAATCTCCCTCTACACAGTCTTCGAGCTCTCcgcctctccctctctctcctccatttCTCACTTCTTCCGAAATCAGATCTCTCCTCTGTCGACTCCAATGGCTTCCCCTGCCCTTTCCACCTCCTTCATGCCCGCTCTAGTAATTGGATAAAGTTTCCGTCTTTCTTTcccttgtttttttctttgttttgtgtttgggTTTGTGGTTGTAGATTTGGATCCTCAGCTTGTTGAATTTGTGAATCTAGGTAGATTTTTTGAGCTGGATATTTAACCGTTTactcattttcctttttttacaaTGTAAAACATTTGAGCCTTTGttctatttttaaaatttatttaaccGTTGGAATGTTAACCCCCCTTCCCACAAAACTCCTACCGGCATTTTTTTGCCAATCACAGATTTCTAGAGATTCTTTCACTTTCCAAAAAGCTCAAGCCTTTTTTTTCCATCATGGCAGAACTTCTATGCTTTCCGTCCCATATAGTTGACCACATTGTCTCTATGCTTTCCGTCCCATATAGTTGACCACATTGTCTCCCTGTTACCGTTTGCGGATGCCGTTCGGACAAGCATCTTGTCAAGAAATTGATATCACAGTTGGACCTGCATCAGAGTGTTAAACTTCAATCCCTAGTCATCTCTGAAATTCTACAGCGTTGCGTCGTTCACATAGATGCATACATTGGCACCAGGAATCAAGAAACAATAAGATTCGTTCGTTGGGTAGAAAATACTATTCGAAGACACACAAGTGCAACAATCGAAACCTTCCATGTTGTTTTTCCGTTGGATGTCCTGCAGCAAACTAGACCTAGGAATCTTCCGATGCTTGCTGCAGGACATTCAATGGAAAAACAACATGGAAGGTTTTGATTGTTGCACCTATGTGTCTCCAAATAGTATTTTCTACCCAACGAACGAATCTTGCTATTTCTTGATTCCTGGTGCCAATGTCTGCATCCATGTGAACGGCGCTGTAGAATTCTAGAAA
Proteins encoded in this window:
- the LOC126597447 gene encoding protein FAR1-RELATED SEQUENCE 7-like gives rise to the protein MGLESSSTHFTNIRSLDTDSKIEDSGNNLVIEAYPLGMMPPMNAVDAEDEGESGVLEPYVGLEFDSADVARDFYTLYAARMGFKVRTGQLYRSRTDGSVSSRRFVCSKEGFQISSRTGCPALIRVQRRDSGKWVVDLFLKDHNHGLESSTEENHTLILQKKSSMPTNTVVEVSHRPKVKLIKAIEDKPHCPSGVISAKRLKRGEEEMQSEIDLSAGLEFNSANEAYQFYHVYAENTGFRIRIGQLFRSKLDGSITSRRFVCSKEGFQHPSRVGCGAYMRIKRQDSGRWVVDRFDKNHNHEFESHLEVQKKNLFSSKKFIEEEIGGLEIEDIVDINSGNLVKRRRENHIGSDWYSVLFDYFQTKQAEDTGFFYAVEVDNGSCMSIFWADGRSRFSCSQFGDAIIFDTSYRKSIYLVPFATFIGINHHKQPVLLGCALVADESEKSFTWLFQTWLRAMSERRPLSIIADQDDMIQQAIMQVFPGTHHRFSLWQIKAKESEHLSVMNSSFKYEYEKCIYQCQTADEFETAWNALLSRYGLKDNAWLKAMYEKRRSWVPLYLRATFFAGIPFNESIESFFGARFNAQTSLKEFVSQYERGLERRREEEIKEDFNSFNLKAYLQTKEPLEEQCRRFYTLNTFRVFQKELLQSYSYLGFKIYDEGAIIRYLVRKCGNDDEKCVVTVGASIPEVSCSCRMFEFEGILCRHVLRVFQILDIKEVPPCYILRRWTRNAEYGIPCESELGGNPRELKTLMVWSLREAACKYIEAGAASLEKHKLAYEIMREGGRKLCWQR